In Leishmania mexicana MHOM/GT/2001/U1103 complete genome, chromosome 34, one DNA window encodes the following:
- a CDS encoding putative methyltransferase, translating into MASEEQPRWTRLPIRTRPHRNPLAENDDEHPECPAQFAERFSEFYPGMVNPVVEFVDIGCAFGGMLFSLAAVFPTTCMMGLEIRPKVVSFAQEKALALRQENAASLTQHYRNIWFEQMNVMKFGSNCFTKGQVSRLFFCYPDPHWKRKNIRRRIISPGLVQEYAYWLRHGGLVYTVSDVAELEEWMVQCLDDSPLFRRLTEAELSTSEHKQILEIVTGASEDAQRTARKGLQKHFAVHMRI; encoded by the coding sequence ATGGCATCTGAAGAGCAGCCTCGATGGACGCGGCTACCGATCCGGACGCGTCCGCATCGGAATCCGCTCGCCGAGAATGACGACGAGCACCCGGAGTGCCCGGCACAGTTCGCGGAGCGCTTCTCGGAGTTCTACCCTGGTATGGTCAACCCAGTGGTTGAGTTCGTCGACATCGGTTGCGCATTTGGGGGCATGCTCTTCTCGCTTGCGGCGGTGTTCCCCACAACGTGCATGATGGGGCTCGAGATTCGCCCGAAGGTGGTTAGCTTTGCTCAGGAGAAGGCACTGGCGCTGCGTCAGGAGAACGCGGCGTCCTTGACACAGCACTATCGCAATATATGGTTTGAGCAAATGAATGTAATGAAGTTTGGGTCCAACTGCTTTACGAAAGGCCAGGTGTCTCGTCTGTTCTTCTGTTATCCGGACCCGCACTGGAAGCGCAAGAACATCCGTCGTCGCATCATTTCGCCGGGCTTGGTGCAGGAGTACGCGTACTGGCTGCGCCACGGTGGTCTGGTGTACACCGTCTCGGATGTAGCTGAACTAGAGGAGTGGATGGTACAGTGTCTCGACGACTCGCCACTGTTTCGCCGTttgacggaggcggagctcagCACGTCTGAGCATAAACAAATCCTCGAAATTGTGACCGGTGCCAGCGAGGATGCACAGCGCACGGCGCGCAAGGGCCTGCAGAAGCACTTCGCcgtgcacatgcgcatctGA
- a CDS encoding putative glycosyl transferase, with product MLIFTFLVLATLALLCHHRKRAYARNTVGFLHAAAGAGGGGERVLWAALDGLQHADAAKGVKRQYVVFTNEYKPADRLSAESSDQHLLSLVEKQFSICLLRPVRFIYLRQALTRWLSGDAYPRLTLFLQIFWGGAALFYEVAVANAVTPIVVETVGVPLVYPLLRLLAGCTVISYTHYPIVSSAMTQRVRSGEVSHTNSPTVARNRMLRCAKVVYYDVLSLLYRCMGFFPNVVLTNSSWTQNHVQSIFWPRTCIRLYPPCDVAGFAAGSQPPALRNNRIVSVGQFRPEKNHMLQLVAFHAAVPQLPRDAKLVMIGGVRNADDRKRVEQLHVRAKELGIEKQVEVLVNATVAEVRAELGKCVIGLHTMRDEHFGIVLLEYLAAGCIPLGHRSGGVELDILNSPDLGFLAVTAEEYAAAMAEICEMRLRDPDRYVQFQKRGSEHVRSFDDSSFRTRFVELVSEYVYAC from the coding sequence ATGCTCATCTTTACCTTTCTTGTGCTTGCTACGCTCGCCCTTCTTTGTCATCATCGAAAACGTGCGTACGCTAGGAACACGGTCGGCTTCTTGCATGCTGCAGCAGGGGCAGGTGGGGGTGGCGAACGTGTGTTGTGGGCCGCCTTGGACGGACTGCAGCACGCAGATGCAGCCAAAGGGGTGAAGCGGCAATATGTAGTCTTTACAAACGAATACAAGCCAGCAGACAGGCTGTCGGCCGAGTCATCCGACCAACATCTCCTTTCCCTCGTCGAAAAGCAGTTCAGCATCTGCCTTCTTCGGCCTGTGCGCTTTATCTACTTGCGCCAAGCCCTTACCCGGTGGCTGAGTGGTGACGCCTACCCACGTCTCACGTTGTTCTTGCAAATCTTCTGGGGCGGAGCGGCCCTCTTCTATGAGGTGGCGGTCGCAAATGCGGTGACCCCGATCGTGGTGGAGACAGTTGGTGTGCCACTTGTTTATCCTCTGTTACGGCTTCTTGCCGGGTGCACGGTGATCTCCTACACGCATTACCCCAtcgtctcctccgccatgacgcagcgtgtgcgcagcgGGGAGGTGAGCCACACTAACTCACCGACCGTGGCACGGAATCggatgctgcgctgcgccaaaGTCGTCTATTACGATGTTTTGTCGCTCCTGTATCGCTGCATGGGCTTTTTCCCAAACGTGGTTCTGACAAACTCGTCATGGACGCAGAACCACGTGCAATCTATTTTTTGGCCACGCACGTGCATTCGGCTGTACCCGCCGTGTGACGTTGCTGGCTTTGCCGCGGGGTCACAgccgcctgcgctgcgcaaCAACCGCATCGTCAGCGTCGGCCAGTTCCGACCAGAGAAGAATCACATGCTGCAGCTTGTAGCTTTTCAtgcagcagtgccgcagctgccgaggGATGCCAAGCTCGTCATGATCGGCGGCGTACGCAACGCGGACGACCGGAAACGTGttgagcagctgcacgtgcgcgcaaAAGAACTCGGAATCGAAAAGCAGGTCGAGGTTCTCGTGAATGCGACAGTAGCGGAGGTGCGAGCTGAACTGGGAAAGTGCGTCATTGGGCTTCACACCATGCGTGACGAGCACTTTGGCATTGTGCTGCTAGAGTACCTCGCTGCCGGCTGCATCCCTCTCGGACACCGGAGCGGTGGTGTCGAACTTGACATTCTCAACTCTCCCGATTTGGGCTTTCTGGCCGTTACGGCGGAAGAGTACGCAGCGGCCATGGCCGAAATCTGTGAAATGCGGCTGCGCGATCCGGACCGGTACGTTCAGTTCCAGAAACGCGGCAGCGAGCATGTCAGGTCATTTGACGACAGCAGCTTTCGAACTCGTTTTGTCGAGCTGGTCAGCGAATATGTCTACGCCTGCTAG